The Chloroflexota bacterium genomic interval CGGAGCATGACCAAGATCAACCTGCACGTTGCACTGGCCACGCTGACTTATGTTGTTACTATGCTCGCACACGTCCTGATGGGCAACATAGACGGAATGCGGCAGATGCGGATCAGATTGCCCAAGCAGCCATCTGTTGATGAGCGAGGGAGTCACGCAGCCGCCTCTAGCTCGGCGTCGTTTTTTAGCTGCTTGCAATCGCTAACAATTTGTTGGCGGCGCTGTTGCAATGCCATGTGCATATGATCAGTTGATGCCGTTCGGATATCATCCCAGAGAACACCTTGCTTGCTACGAACTGCGTGTTTTGCTCGAACGGTGCGACCCTGGGGATCCGTAATATATTCTTCGCGCATGGCTTTAGCCAAGTCCGCAGCGAGTTGATCCACAGGTGATTGCTTTGGTTGCCATTCACCATGAGAATAGGCCCATTCCGCGATTGTCCGCGTCGTGTTTTCGACTGGCCATTCGCCTCCGGCATCCCGATAACGCTGCACGATTCGTTGCAATTGAGCGTTGTAGTTGTTTGCGCGAGCCATAATCCCTCACGGAATATTGACGGGAAGTATCTGTCCGAACCCATCGGTCAAGGCAGATTCAATGAGAATCTCACGTACTTTGACAAGTAAATTCCTATGATTAGTATAGCCAATCTCTCCTCTGTGTTGAAGCTGACCGACAACTATCCCAGGATGTACGCCTCGTAACTTGGAGAAACCCACCAACCGATTTCTAGAAAATAGTGGCGACACCCGCAGTATAAAATCGTCCAGTCGATCCTGTGGCACTAGGTTTTGAACTGCAAAGTTATCAGCCATCAACTCAGACTCGGGACGACAGTATTCGCCCTGCGATTGCTCTTCTGGCAACATGTCTTGATCTAATGCAAAGCTATCCCGGTTATGAACATGGCCCAATTCATGCCATAGTGTATGCCAAAAATAGTCGATGCGATCAAAACGCATCGATAAAACTATAACAGGACATTTAGAATCTAACCAGAAAGACGCGCCGTCAATTCTGGACTTGGATAAGGGTTGCACCACGAGAAGTCGAACTCCTCCTTCTGCGAGCACAGCGGGCACTCTACGGATGTCTGCGGGATGCTCCAATAGCGTTTTTAGATCATCTAGGGCTTGCTCGAAACGGTTGGAAGTAAATGACCTAGCCGCTACACCTTGGGACAAATTGCGAGCGCGGAACAACCATGCCATCTGTGGAGGCGTCACTAATGTGTACTCTGTGGATTTCCGAGCAGCATGGGGTATTGGTTGTGGAGTCTCGTCAAGCGAATTGATGTTAAAGAAGCTCAGTAAATTACCTTCTAAAATATCCATGTCTTTTGAACCCGGTATCCAACCTCGCCGGATCATTTCTGTGACTGGCGCCTTACTAAAAATCTTGGCTCGACGTTCCACGTTTGAGACCCTGGCATTGGCATTGGCATTGGCAAGCCGGTAACGCGAATCAATATCGAGCCAGTATTCAGCCGTAGTTCCGAGTGCAGCGCCGAGCGCAACCGCAACATCGGCGTCGATAGCCCTGCGACCTACAACTAAACGACTTACCCATTGAGTGGATTGT includes:
- a CDS encoding helix-turn-helix domain-containing protein, which gives rise to MNTAESNKPRSVSEVLLEELKLRDWSQNDLAEVLGQSTQWVSRLVVGRRAIDADVAVALGAALGTTAEYWLDIDSRYRLANANANARVSNVERRAKIFSKAPVTEMIRRGWIPGSKDMDILEGNLLSFFNINSLDETPQPIPHAARKSTEYTLVTPPQMAWLFRARNLSQGVAARSFTSNRFEQALDDLKTLLEHPADIRRVPAVLAEGGVRLLVVQPLSKSRIDGASFWLDSKCPVIVLSMRFDRIDYFWHTLWHELGHVHNRDSFALDQDMLPEEQSQGEYCRPESELMADNFAVQNLVPQDRLDDFILRVSPLFSRNRLVGFSKLRGVHPGIVVGQLQHRGEIGYTNHRNLLVKVREILIESALTDGFGQILPVNIP